TCTGCCCAGCCCACCAAGCACACCTTCAAAAACTTATGCAGCAGAAATGTGAACCAGTTGGTAAGCATCTTCTCAGCAACTGACTCTGTCCTAGGGCAGGAGAAGAGTGCTCAGGCCCTGGCCTGGTAAGGCCAGGGCCCTGACAAGGAGCAGGGCCAAGTGTGTAACCTAGACACGAATGGGGCTAGCCAGGGGTGAGCTGGGGGAAGGGACCAGGCAGGATAGTACAGACCTGCGCAGCAGCAGCTTTGGGTGGTTCTTGCTCTCAAGGTTTTTCTCTATGAGGTCCGCCAGCAGTTGCTTCAGGAGCCCAGTGGCATAGTCCAGCCGGCTCTGCAGGGCCACCATGGTGAGTGAGGCCACAGTGCCACGGTCACGCATGGAAAAGCTGTTCTGGGCCTCCAGCGTGTGGATGAAGGTGAGTACGAAGGCGCGGTTGTGCAGCAGCTGCCCGAAGAGGCGCAGAGCCTTCTCGACATTTGGGGGGGTCTGTGCGGAACAGGGAGTCTCAGAGAGTAGGAGTAGCCCTGGGGGAAACAAGGCATGGGCAGGCTAGGGGTGGCTCACATCCAACTCCTTAAGCACTGGGTGGGCCTCAATGCCTGGGAAGAGCACGCGCACTGCATAGGTCCGATAGTCCAGGAAAGGGATCTGCACCCCATCCATGTGATTTGTTAGCTCATTGATGTCTGTCTGTAGTTCTGCAAAAGCTGGATAAAGGTGTGAGTGAGCTGAGTAGGTAAAGGGTGggcccccagcccccacagccTGCATCACACTCCCTGCCTCAGGCACCTTCCTTGCACTCCAGGGCCACACGGGACTCCAGGTTGTCCATCTGCAGCTGGAGCCGCTTAAGTGTGCGGTCTGCATCCTGAGTCTTGCGCTTGTAGGCGACCAGCACAGCAGTGATGGCCAGAAGCAGGAGCCCACCCCCCACTGCCAGCCCCACCATGGCTGGCAGGGTCAGTGCCCGctcagctgtgatgtgcagggtaCCCAGCCAGAACTCCAGGCCACCCACCAGCACCTGTGGGGACAGGTCCAGAGTGAGcctaccccccctcccctccaggctGCCCGGGTGACCTCCCCATCTCCCACCAACCATGACAGGCTGCCGGCCTGTCTGACTGGGCGAGTCACACAGGAGTTGTGTGTCTGAGACGGTGAGTGcacaaggctggcctccaataaGCACTGTATAGTTGAGGCGGGAACTGCCAGCTGCTGCCGGGATCAGGTTCTTGCCCTGGAGGTGGAGGACTCAGTCACTCAGGGTTCTCCAGGTCCCTACTTgttcctttctctccccacccctccctgccccaccagcACCTTTAGCACAACATGGGAGCCAGGTTTGACATCCAGGACGCCAGAGGGCCCAAGCGGCTCAAAGCTGGGGTCAGGATAGTAGGTGAAGGAGGAGCGATTGAGGGAGCGGGCTGTCTGCACGTGGTCCAGCAGGAAGCCAAACTCATCAGGGTGCTCGCCTTGGGCCCTGGGCTGAGGCTGCCCAAGGAAGATGCCGGGGGCCTTACACAGCATGGCAGTATCGTTGATCACCTGGCATGTCTGTAGGAACATGGGTGGGCAGCCTGGTGCATGAAGCTATGAGCAATAGAAGCACGGCAAGGCAAAGGCAACTGTTACTCACATTGGTAGTCTCAATGCCACGGTACTTGGCCCGGACCCGGGGCTCCTGAACGGTCAGCAGGTGGGTCCCACTCACAGTGATGGCAGTGCTTCCACTGGGACAGGGATAAGGGACCTCAGGGTtcctccccacccagccctggAGCGTTATTAAGGCTGCCATGagagcccagggcctccctgaCCCTGGATCACCCAGCAGGTGCCAGGTACTGTGTCCTCAGTACAACTCCGCCCCCTCCACCAGGGGAGGCTCAGGCTCAAAAGGACACTTGATGGCCAAGGCCCCACTTACCAGGTGAGGCTCTAGGGAAGAAGCTCAGGGATCTGACCCAGTCTCTGACCCCATCCTCCCCAGAGTCTTACTTAATGATGCTCCAGGTAGGCTCAAGATGAGTGACGGTGGGGTCCTGAGTGTAGGTATAGATGACTCCAGGGCTAGAGATGTTGGCTCGGTCAATGGCAAGGGTGATGGGGGCCTGGCTGGGGCCCAAGGTGGAGACAGGCGAGATACATACGATGGCCTCAGCATCTCTTCTACATGAGCAAGCAGGGTGCTTGAGGCAGGTGACTGGGGACCTTCAGATGCCCTGCCCCCACAATTCCCCTCCAATGCTCAGCCCACCTCACAAACTGGCACTCGCCATCTCTCACGGTTACTGTGACCCTGCTGCCGGCATCCAGAGAGCTGCCAGAGATGGTGAGCCGCGTGCCCCCTGAAGCTGGGCCCCGAGTAGGACTTACACGGTCAAATGTCGGGGTCTGGGGAAGAAGCAgccctgaggggagggaggagccagCCCAGTGCAGGGGCTGTTCTGCATCCCCCTTGGATGGGGAAGGGAAAGagctgggaaggggaagggggtaATGGGCCACACACCACAAAACTGTAGAGCTGCTCGGACTGCGTACGGAAGTCGGCAGAACAGTCGCCTACACAGAGCTCAGCAGGCCCTGGCTGCGGGCTGGGCACCAGTGACTCCTCCATCTCACAAACAATCCTAGAGGTTAGGGAAGGTCAGGGCCAGCCATGGCAGACAGGGACAGGGTACCCACATGGTCACACTCACCTCTCAGCACTGACGTACTCAGTGGGGATAGAGTTGCAACGCACACCAGCCACTCGCAGGACCACCTCCCTGGAGGCAAGGCCCAGGTTCTCACCCACGATGGTGACCCGGGTGCCTCCCTCCTTGGGCCCCATGAGCGGGTAGATCTGCAGTGTGGTATAGGAGGGGAGGGTCAGCAGACTCCTCACAGGTGCCCAGCAGGAGGTATATGACTGATGGAGGAGGCTGACCTGGATGATGCGTGGGTGGCTACACCGGGTCCCCTTCTGGCTTGGGTGCATCCAGTTGGTCTTGGGGGCTGGGCAATGGGCCCGCAGCTGGCACCTGTTTTCTGTGATGCACCAGCCACAGTTGAAGCGGGGGTCAGCCTTGAGGCAGAGGCCGCAGTTGGGCCGCTGAGCCCAGCACTTGTACAGGAGGGCTGTGAACACAGGGGGTACTGCTGACACAGTAGCAATGGCAGAGAAGCAGGGAGCACTAGAGCCCGCAGACCTGCACCCTGGAGTGCCAACCCTACCCTGGAGGCAGACAGGCTCTTCAGTCCCATGTCACCCCTCACCTCGGAAGCTGGGAGGCTTGTCAATGGGGAAATCTCCATCCCAGACAACAGAGAAGTCCAGCTCAGTGTCACCATACTCGTCACCATCATAAGAGTACTGGGGAAATCAGACCCATGTGACTCCAGATGACATAAGCAGACCCTCCTCCAAAACTCTTGCCAACTCTCCCTCTCCTCAACCTGTCTTCAGCTTGCACTTGGGAGTGGAGGCCCTAGTAGGGTCTTACCGAGGCATTCTGACACTGCACACTGCTGCTATTGAAACGCACAGCTGGCACTCGCTGCTGCCGCCCCTGTACCCGGACCACACACTCATAGTTCTTCTGGCCTGACTGGGGCTGTGGCAGGTTTTTAGCCCGCAGGGTGAGAGGCTGCATGACACCCACGGGGATCAGGAGGTCCCCACGAGGCAAGATCTCAGGGCAGCCCTGGGGGGAAAGCACCTGTCAGTAGCACCCTGGGCCTCTACTCTTCTCCAGGCCCAAAGAAACTAAAGAGATCAAATGCAGAAAAGCCAGAGGCCACCTGAAAAGCCCAGCCCCCTCACACAACACATGGCACCCGCCTCACCTCAGGGCTGTGGACCCTGCCCTCCTGGAAGGAGCACTCGTGGGGGTGGCTGGTACACACATGGCGGTACTTACACCAATGGCAGGGATAGGGGCTGCCAACACAGGACATGCACCTGGGGACAAGGACTAGCTTCAGAAATAGGAGAAAAGGCCATGCCACCCTGCACTGCCTTCTCACAGGATACACTGGGAAATAAAGGAAGAACATAGCCAGGCACCAAAGGCCCATACCTCACATCAGCAGCAAAGAAACATGGGACAGGGATCAAGAAGCCTTGATGGCTGTAGTCCCTGAAGCCCCCAGAAACAGACCCCTGAAGTTCTTGCCTATCCCAGAGCCCCCTTTAGTCCCCAGGGATAGGTGCTAGTCCAGGTACTCACGATTGGAGGACACTGCAGTTGTAGAAGACAAAATCAGCCCCAGCAAACCTCACACCAGTCTCCTTGGAGAGCAGCTGCAGCTGCACAGTGCGGGTGGCCCCTGCAGCAAACCCAGGAGCAACCATCAACTAGCAGGGACAACTagccaccccacccaccccattcCAAGCAGCCCCTACCCACTGACCGTGCCCCCTGGTAAGAGCCTGGAGCTCCTGGAGGGAGGGTGAGGGGCAGTGCAGCTCCCCGGAGGGCAACAGGACAGCCTCGCTCTCTGTCACCTCCTCAAAGGCACAGGTCACACCCGCACTGAGGTCTGGCACGTTGCGCATGGCTACAGTCAGCTGGGGGAGGCAGAGGGCTCAGAGCAGGGTGCAGCCTCCCTGTTCAGCACACATGGGTTCAAGCACCCTCCATGCCACTCACCTGCACCCCAGGTGATGTCACTGACACGTTGTTGGGCCTGACTCGCACCTGTACACACCTGCTCAGCTCCTCTGCAAAGCCATGTGGGGCAGAGGCACCAGGACAAGCACCTTCACGGCAGCACCTGCATGGGGACAGGCCAGAACTGGTCCCACCACTGCCCCAAGAGGGTCTTGGTGGGGAAGCAGTAAGAAACTGGGGGAAGAGGAAGACTGGCCAGCTCACAGTGCCAGGCAACATCGTGCCTCAGCCTTGTCCCCTGGGATCCAAAGGACGTCACTCAGGGTGGAGGTTGCACTCATTAGCTGGAAAAactggaggagggagggcagggaagcTGCTGGGCACAAATAGGGAGAAGCCTCCCCCCAGAGGACAGCCCCAGCAAACCCACTGCCCTGCCACCCTGCACCTGCTGCCCTCACCTGTGCTGTAGCACACACCAACCGCAGTGTGGGTCCCCTGAGCCCAAGCAGGCTGCACAGCTCAGGTACTGCTCACATGTCTCCACTGGAAGCTGGCTCACCTGAGGACAGCCATATCAGCACCCAGCCTACCCCTacccccccacccaccaccacccaccGTGGGCCCACCTGCTTCTCACTCAGGAGGTAGATGTGCCGGTAATCAGGGCTAAAGAGGAGGTCTCGGAGAATGGGGCTGCCATCCACCACAGGGACTGTCTCATATAGGTGGGCATCCTGGGAGCCATCAACCCGTACCTGAGCCACAAGAACAAGGCACAGGAATGACAGGCCAGCCGGATGCCACTGCAGTCCCCTGCATCCAGGGCACGCTCTTCTTGAGCCAGGACTTTGTATGTTGTGGCTGAGCTGAAGCCATGGCCTGCTCCCACTTAGTGCCTGGCCTGTACGCCAATGGCTCCCAAAGCCACAACCCTAGGACACGGAAAGCAGGGTAGAGACTGCTCCCAGAGTCAGCCAGAAAATGCTCCCAGGAGACAGAAAGGTCTGGTGGATGGGGGAGTAGGGATGATAGCCAAATGGTATGACATTTTTTAGGGTGATGGAAACGTCCTGGAATGAGACAGTGGTGAAAGCTGTACAACTCTGCAAATATGCTAAAAACCACGGAATTGTATGCTTTAAAGGGGTGCATTATATGGCTTGTGAATTATATAGTTCAATAAAGTCATtacagcagggtgtggtggtgcaccctgcaatcccagtgactcaggaggctaaggccagaGAATTGtaaattgaaggccagcctgggcaatacagagaccccatctcaaaataataaataacaagggctggggatgccaggcatggtggtgcacaactgtaataccagtgactcaggaggctgagacaggaggatcacaagtttgaggtcaacctcagcaacttagcaagaccctcagcaacttagtgagaccccgtctcaaaataaaaaataaaaggactgggggtgtggctcagtggtaaagcacccctggttcaatccccagtaccagagatagagatagagatatagAGAGATagatcgagagagagagagagagagagagagagagagagagagagagagaaagggagttggggatatagctcagtgatagagcacccctattcccagtactgccaaataaaaataaaagggggggggtCCAGCAGTTAAGCAGTCCCAGTGTCCATGAGGAAAATAAtgtgggatgggaatgggaacCTAGAAAAACCCTTTCCAGGAAGGCAATGTCTCAGGTGAGAACAAAAGGATGAGGCAGTGTTAAAGAGGGAAAGAGCAGGAGGACTGTAGGGCAAAGGGCTGCAAAAACGAGAACTTAGCCTCAGCCCCTGCTCTcctggcagggagagggaggcccCACAATACATGTGATCTCTGTCCTCAGAGCCACAGGAAGCAAGCAATTCAGACCAGAGTGGGTGCTGGCACTAGTGAGGATGGGTGGTTGAGGGATCACCGAAAGAGCAGGGCTAGGCTCCTGGGGCTGGTCACTGTGGCCTATCCAAGGTCTTCCAGGGCTCAACTGTGCATTCCCACCCATACCTCTTGTCCCAGAGCTGAGATACTTCCCCCATCCCCACATGCCAAGGGTTCCAGGGCCCACCTTCTTCAGACTGCCGCTGCGTGTGCCAATGAAGACCACAGAGTGCTGGTGGTAGGTGTAGGCAGCCACACTGGCCATACCATCAGTGCTGTCAGCCAGCAGGGGCAGCCCCTCAATCACATTCAGGCCGCCCAATGGCTGGTTCAACACCAACCCACAAAAGTTTCCATTGATCTGCATGGGCTGGTAAAACAGGAGGGGTGCATGAAAGTCCAACCTGGACAGAGGGCATCAGATCTCATGTCCTGCCAGGACACAGGATCTGGAAGTCAAATCTGTCCAGCCAGGTCCCCATAGGAAATTGGAGACTAAGGAGGGAGAATATGGAGGGGAGAAGCCTGGGCCTGCAACAGAGGGACAggcagcaacttgggaggctgagggaggaagattataagtttgaggctagcctcaggaaTTCAGCAAGAcgctgtctgaaaataaaatggactggggatgtagctcagtggtagaggacccattggttcaatccctaataccacacacagaaaaagacaGGGTCAGATTGGGAGACTGTTACTGACTTGAGAAGGAGCAAGGGTGAACAAACTAGGAATGGATGGAGGGGCAGGAAGAAAAAGGTGGTAGTCTATAAGCAGATGATACCCAGCAAAAGAATGGCAGTAAGGAGGAgtgcagaaagaagagagagggaaggggtctacagaaagaagaaatgggtGTCAGGAATGAGGTGGCACTCCCAGGGCCATGCCAAGCCTAAAACTGGATATCCAGCCCAGGAATTGGGCAGGCCAGCAGAGTTgccaagcccagcctgggaacaCTGTGGGGTGGGCAAGGAGCTCACGGTGTTGATGCAGGGCAGCTCCTTGTTcagcagccagggcagggccaATGTGCCCTCCCCACGATAGCAGGACTGGATGCGGCGCCTAATGTGGGCATTGATGTTGCTGAGGGTAAAGAGACAGAGGATGGTCTGCCGAGGTGGGCTGGCCCTGTTCTTCTGGCCCTGAGAGAAGATGGTGAAGAGGACATCCTCATCAGCTGGCACACCCAGGGCCTGGGCTAGCAGCAAGCCAGGTTTGGCCAGGTGGGCACTCTGCACCAAACGGTACTCCACACCATGCCAGGAACAACCAATGGGGAACTCCACATATGAGTAGAACTCCGAGTCCCCTGCACACATGCGCACAATCTTGGACGTGAAGAATTTCTCGCCTGCTGTGTCCAGCAGAGTCTGCTGGGTGTCTAGCTGCAGTGTCAAGAAGTACACGAAGGAGGCACTAACAAAGCCATATATGTAGTAGATGTCAAAGGCAGGGTACAAGGACAGTGTGTCTGAGGGGATCTTGATCTGAGACGAGACAAACTCATCCTGGTACACCTGGGGAGCAGGCAAAGTATTAGCATAAGATGAAGCCTAGGCCCCACTACCCACCCCACCTACACCTTCCAGCCCTACTCCAACAACAACACCCACCAGGGGCCTCCGTATGATCCCCCACCCTGCCTGGACAATCACAGGAACCCAGGCCAGAAAGGCCACAGAGGGAAGGATAACTAGTTCCCCCATAGACGGGGTCCCCACAGTAGGCTCAGGCTGTCCTCCCTTCTTCAGCAGCTTGTCTGCATCTCTGTGACAGTGAGTGGATAAAAATTCCCCTCCTGGACTAAGGGCTCTCTCAAGAACCAGGACTGAGTAAAGGAAAGAGGGGATAGGGACTGGGGTCATGAGAGGCAGGTGAGGAAGACTGAGTGGACAGGCACAGTTCACCTACCAGACTGAACATATCAGCACTGTCCTCGTCGCCAATGAGCTTGCGGGAGCTCAAGGTAGGAAAGTACTCTGACTTGCCATCCACAGCAGTACCTACAAATAGCTTGCTaggcccctggccctgctccacaATGACACCAGCCATGGAGTCAGGTTCCTGGGCCCCTGACAGGTAGTGCTCTTTGCGGTGATGAGGCTCACCCAGCTTGAAGAGGTCATCCAGGCGAAGGAACTGGCAGATGCCCTGCCAGATGCTGCCACAGGCCACTAGGCGACGGGCTGCATAGTCTATGAGCAGCAACTTATTCACGTTGTCCACAGGCACCAGGCGGTGGGCACACACACGCATGCTGGGGGGTGGGTAGCAGCGAGCATTGTCCTCAACAGGCCCAGTGACGTGGGCCCGCAATTCAGTCAGGTTGGGGGCCAGCTTGAAGACCCGGTTCACTGCACCCACAAAAACCTCCCCAGTCACTCGGTGCACAGCCAGGTGGGTGAGTGTGGTGTCTGTCACCACAAAGGCACGGAAGGGCCTGCTGCTACCCAGACCTTCCTCCATGGTGAGGaagagcagcagcaggaggcaAACAGTGGGCATGGCCAGCAGCTGTGCCGGGTATGGGCCTGAGGAGAGAGGCAAATGGGAGTCAGAGGCCCACTCTGCCTGCCTTCCTCCTGGCCTGCCTGGCCCAGGGCCACAGGGGACCAGGGCTGCTCACCCACCACCATGCCAGAATCCCAGATGGTGACCACGGCTGGGAAAGAAGAGAGGCCTCAAGCAGGGCACATGAGTGAGCAGCATCACAGGCAGGCTTGGGGGCAATCAATCATTCCCCACCCCCTACCCCACTCCCACTCTGGAAAGGAGCCAGGAGGCCTTGCCTCAGCTGGGCCACACCCAAGGGGGCAGCACAGTCAGATGCTTGGGAAGACAGGGTGGAAGGCCCTCCTGGAATTGAGACCACATCCCAGAGCTGAGAGCAGCCAGCCCCACGGGAAGGCAACTGTGCGGAAGCCCCAGGCCCCAGATAACCCACACCTGAGCTGGGAAAAGGGAAACACAAGGAGAGAACAATCACAAgccgggggaaggggaagggatgcTACCCCAGAATGGCATTGCTACCAGGAGCCTCTGGGTAATCAAtgcctgaggctggcttcagaGCTACTACATCTCCTGCTCCTGGCCCCAGCTGCCTCCTTCACCCACCCCAGGGCCTCAGCTGGCTGTCCAGAAGCCTGTTGTCTGGCCTCCTCGCTGCAACACAAAGCAAGTCTCATTTGCCCCCATAGCCACACATGGAGACAGACATTAAGTCAAGCTTTGCTCAGGCACAGCTAGAGTGATGCCCAGGCAGCCCTGCATGGCTCTCCTTGCAGATCCAGAGTTTAGCTGGGAAAGGAGAGGTACAGGGGGCTCAAACCCACCCTTGACAGTCCTAGGAGACTTTTAGTTGGGAAGCAACATCCCCAAATGCAGTTGAGGCCTTGGGGAGATGGGGCAGGGGCCATAGGGCCAGTGCCAGGACTGGCACTTCGCCCCCAGGCCACACCCAGCCAGCCCCAGTCTGAAAAGACAGCAAGGCAGTGTAGTGGTCGCCAGTGGGGCAGAATGCAGTGCTTCTCTCCCAGGACCCAATCCCCAAGGGAAACAGAGGGTACCCAGCATGTAGGGTGCAAGAAGCCAAACCAAGGAGGCaccaaagagagaaagggaaaactgCATTTGCTACAACAAGGAGCAGACCCAGCTTGAAATCGCAAAGTTTCAGATCCCATTGATCATCTCTCTGGGGTTCTTTTGTCAGGTTTGCATCCTGGACCCAGAGAAGAATGGAAGGCAAAGAAGAGAGACCGCATCCTGCCGTCACCTCCTTTACACCTTGCAGGAAGACAAGTCTAGGAACAGGCCTCAGACAGGTGGGGAAGGAGTCCTAGAGAGGCAGGATTTGTAGCCCAAGACCCCGCCCCAGCCC
This window of the Urocitellus parryii isolate mUroPar1 chromosome X, mUroPar1.hap1, whole genome shotgun sequence genome carries:
- the Plxna3 gene encoding plexin-A3, encoding MPTVCLLLLLFLTMEEGLGSSRPFRAFVVTDTTLTHLAVHRVTGEVFVGAVNRVFKLAPNLTELRAHVTGPVEDNARCYPPPSMRVCAHRLVPVDNVNKLLLIDYAARRLVACGSIWQGICQFLRLDDLFKLGEPHHRKEHYLSGAQEPDSMAGVIVEQGQGPSKLFVGTAVDGKSEYFPTLSSRKLIGDEDSADMFSLVYQDEFVSSQIKIPSDTLSLYPAFDIYYIYGFVSASFVYFLTLQLDTQQTLLDTAGEKFFTSKIVRMCAGDSEFYSYVEFPIGCSWHGVEYRLVQSAHLAKPGLLLAQALGVPADEDVLFTIFSQGQKNRASPPRQTILCLFTLSNINAHIRRRIQSCYRGEGTLALPWLLNKELPCINTPMQINGNFCGLVLNQPLGGLNVIEGLPLLADSTDGMASVAAYTYHQHSVVFIGTRSGSLKKVRVDGSQDAHLYETVPVVDGSPILRDLLFSPDYRHIYLLSEKQVSQLPVETCEQYLSCAACLGSGDPHCGWCVLQHRCCREGACPGASAPHGFAEELSRCVQVRVRPNNVSVTSPGVQLTVAMRNVPDLSAGVTCAFEEVTESEAVLLPSGELHCPSPSLQELQALTRGHGATRTVQLQLLSKETGVRFAGADFVFYNCSVLQSCMSCVGSPYPCHWCKYRHVCTSHPHECSFQEGRVHSPEGCPEILPRGDLLIPVGVMQPLTLRAKNLPQPQSGQKNYECVVRVQGRQQRVPAVRFNSSSVQCQNASYSYDGDEYGDTELDFSVVWDGDFPIDKPPSFRALLYKCWAQRPNCGLCLKADPRFNCGWCITENRCQLRAHCPAPKTNWMHPSQKGTRCSHPRIIQIYPLMGPKEGGTRVTIVGENLGLASREVVLRVAGVRCNSIPTEYVSAERIVCEMEESLVPSPQPGPAELCVGDCSADFRTQSEQLYSFVTPTFDRVSPTRGPASGGTRLTISGSSLDAGSRVTVTVRDGECQFVRRDAEAIVCISPVSTLGPSQAPITLAIDRANISSPGVIYTYTQDPTVTHLEPTWSIINGSTAITVSGTHLLTVQEPRVRAKYRGIETTNTCQVINDTAMLCKAPGIFLGQPQPRAQGEHPDEFGFLLDHVQTARSLNRSSFTYYPDPSFEPLGPSGVLDVKPGSHVVLKGKNLIPAAAGSSRLNYTVLIGGQPCALTVSDTQLLCDSPSQTGRQPVMVLVGGLEFWLGTLHITAERALTLPAMVGLAVGGGLLLLAITAVLVAYKRKTQDADRTLKRLQLQMDNLESRVALECKEAFAELQTDINELTNHMDGVQIPFLDYRTYAVRVLFPGIEAHPVLKELDTPPNVEKALRLFGQLLHNRAFVLTFIHTLEAQNSFSMRDRGTVASLTMVALQSRLDYATGLLKQLLADLIEKNLESKNHPKLLLRRTESVAEKMLTNWFTFLLHKFLKECAGEPLFLLYCAIKQQMEKGPIDAITGEARYSLSEDKLIRQQIDYKTLTLHCMCPESEGSTQVPVKVLNCDSITQAKDKLLDTVYKGIPYSQRPKAEDMDLEWRQGRMARIILQDEDVTTKIECDWKRVNSLAHYQVTDGSLVALVPKQVSAYNMANSFTFTRSLSRYESLLRTASSPDSLRSRAPMITPDQETGTKLWHLVKNHDHADHREGDRGSKMVSEIYLTRLLATKGTLQKFVDDLFETVFSIAHRGSALPLAIKYMFDFLDEQADQRQISDPDVRHTWKSNCLPLRFWVNVIKNPQFVFDIHKNSITDACLSVVAQTFMDSCSTSEHRLGKDSPSNKLLYAKDIPNYKSWVERYYRDIAKMASISDQDMDAYLVEQSRLHASDFNVLSALSELYFYVTKYRQEILAALDRDASCRKHKLRQKLEQIISLVSSNG